The segment CCAAACTTGTGGCAAGTTATGGATAGAAATTGGGTGTGTGACAGCTGGGGTCGGGGCTAATAAAGTGTGGCAAACTACAACTGTAACCGTGAACCAAACACTGGACAAAGTTGATTGTTATAGTTGATCGACCTAATAGGTGACACACTTGTGTAAATAGTGTAAATGATATAAAAGTCTGATCCAGATGAAACGCCATTAAAACATAAGAGACAAACTTAATTCCAAATATCGGTACAGGATGAGAGCAATCTGACTGAAAGTAAGAACACAATGCAATCTTTGATTCAGAATCATACCTTTGAAGAAGGAAATGGTTGCAGGAGTAACAGTACTGACCCTTGAATCGGGTATACTGTTTCTTGTCAGATAATTTCTTGACTTCAATGCAGGGTTGCTATCGATGATGGCGACTCTCAGATGTTTTGTTAATTGCAAATTTGCTACATTCAGGATAAATAAGCATGTGAGAAACTTACTTTAGTAAATCACAAATACAAACTCATTCCCTTTCCTACAGGAGTCCAAACAGACACAGAGATCAAAGGTCTAGACTTCCAGCGCAACTGAAGCCTCCCCTTCTCATGTGCAACCCCACCTACTGAACAACCCAACCAGCATTCTGGCCTGAGCAATATTACATGCACTCAACTCACAAGACAAAAAACCTTCCATTATTCCTGAAATTGTTAAAAGCTAGATTTCATTTGAGTTGTTATTTCAATGCTAGAACACCATATTCTTCTGTTTCTAATTTCTGAACAAAACTCCTACAGATATTCCATTTGATCTTTTGTTTGGTCTAAGTTGCTTGTCTATATCATGGCTATGATAAACATTGTACATGGGAGTACAAACAACACTATAATTGTGAGCCCCGTTTGTTAACTAAACCTGACCATATCACTTATGAAATATAAATTGTTAGACCCTTAACTTGGTTCATCAATTTCACATATATCCTTATCATGGAGTATGTAGATGGATTGCCCAAAGATTTAAGTTCTCAttaaaaaatatgcatatgtgaAGGATGGTACAAGGGATAAGTTCAGTGTATATGACATTGTACCAATTCAGATTTCAGTTATCCTTCACCATAGACCATAGTAGACCAATCAGAGCATCTTAGGTACTTTTGGTACAAGGCATATATCAgtttttatttgaattgttttttgTATGAATGATATACTAACAAATGAAAGTGATGCCCCAATCAatatagcatgatgctataatgGGACAGCCAACATGGTAAGAATAATCGAGTAAGCATATTCTTAGGTAGTTAGCTGCTAAGATCAGGATTCGAGAAGAGGAAGGGTATTTGCATAAGAAGATTCTGAAAGCTGCAAAACTACAACCAtaactgaaagaaaaaaattcagagGTGAAATCGGATACCTGTTTCTCTTGCTATCTGTCTTGACTTCCACCCCAGCCCACTCGATCCTCCCCTCAGCTATACGACATACTTGCGCACGGAATCTGCCAGAACCCTGTAGCAAGAGGCGCAAAATAGCTCAGAATCCCATCCATATCCACGAATATGTAATTTTGGGTTTGAGAAGATAAACAAAACGAAAGGAGAATACACCAAAGTTTCTAGAATTAGGGGAAGATGATGCAAGTGGAGGTGGAGTGGAATCACAAAATGCGAGTGGAGGTGGAGTGGAGTGGCCGTGCAATCCATCACAGGttcaaaaaacaaagaaatcagCTGAGCTAAGGATGGTCACAGCAGCTTGTATGAGCTGCATGCTGATCATTAGGCTTTGGTCACAATTCTTGTGTAGAAGGAAGAGCATACGAGTAGAGTAGATGCGTACCTTGGTCATcgtcttccgccgggggctcggccTCAAAGACCCACTGCGGCGAGGAGTTGGCCTGCCACCGCAGCAGGAGCACAACGCCCGTCACCGAGAGCAAGAAGAGCACCAGCACGGCGCGCACGGACGCCGGAGTCAGCGGCGTCGCCAGATCCGCCGCCACGGGCGGGGGCGTGGGGAGCCTAACTTCGGGGCCGGATGGAGACGCGGATCGGAGGCGGAGGAAGGAcgccgacgaggacgaggaggggggggggcagcgGGGAGAAGGAGAGGTTCGTGGCGGGGGGGGCGCGGTGAGGAGCGATGCGTGGGGAGGAGTCGAGGTGGGCGGGGAGGAACTAGGCGGCGGCGAAGGGGACCGTCGCCGCGATGGAGCAAGAATACTGCAGAATCCACCGGGCTTCTCCTTTGATACGTCACAGGATAGTTGAAAAACACAACAGGGAAACCCAACAGAACTATCTTGTTCGTCGCTTGAAGCCTCTTTGTTTCCATCCCCTGAAATGACATAGGCGATCAAGTTAAACTGAACAAACAACATGAAATTTAGAAATGATACAGATTGAAAGAGCAAATAAAATGAAGCGGTTATGTTAGTTTACCTTCAGATTAGGAAGAGATGTTAACGATGTTTGTCTCCAAGTTGAAAGGATCTCTTGTGTACAACGCGTACCATTTCCTTTCAGTAGCTCCATCGTTTGCATATGCCCTGACTTGTTGGATATGGCTAAACTTGTCCCACTCACGGCTAGATTTTCCTGCGGCTATGGAAGTGAGCAGTGATAAGTTGCAGTCTAGATGCAAATGCCTTGGTTTCACATCCTTGAGGTATCCAGGGAGCGTCTCAATGTTGTAATCCTTCAGCTCGAGTCTTTGGAGTGCAGAGACCCCCTCCAATACCTTCAGCTTTGGGCATATAGATATACTAAGCTCCTGCAACGTGGGAAGATTAGCAATCCTCTCTAGGTCGGGGTTCTTGTACACTTGGAGCTCAACAACGGAAGCAAAATTCTCCAGGGAGTTGAGGTGCTGAACCTCATCTACAAGTAACTTTTTCAAAGACCTCGCATGGGAGGCAAGGCCAGGAGGAATACACCTCAACTTGCAACgcttgagaagaagctcctCCAAGTAAGGCATGGCTTGCACTTGCTCGTCCCACTCCCACTCCTCCCATTCCACCATTCCATTGAATTCGAGGCGGTGCAATTTGGGAAACGCAGCTGCCAACTGGGGAGGATGCAGGAATTCTGCCCCAACACGCTTGATGGCTGGGGCTCGAACAATCTGAAGCAGCTCCAAGCAAGGTAGATGACACAAGCCATTAGGGAGCTCGGTGCAACAAGCCAGATCATCCATCAATATAATCCGCAGGTTCTTGAGGGGTGCGGCTGCATTTGATGTCATCCACCTTGGGAGCCACCGCCCAAGATATCCTTTAATTCCAAGAACTTCTAAGCAGGGCGGAGGACAGAGCTCCTCAAACACGTCCACGATTCGTTGCTGCTCTTCCTCAGAGGCGCATTCGTCCAACCGGCCGTCATCCCCTCGTCTACTAGTGCAATATAAGGACAGATACCTGAGATGCACTTTTTCACCAAGCCTGGCCTTTGTGGCGAACGAGGCAGCAGATACATCATCTAGACAATATACGGAAAGGTCCATGAGCCGGGAAAGAGGTCCCAGCACTTCCAGGCTACACCAGTCACCATCCATGTGGGCTGGAAACCCAAACAGTTTCCTCAAATTAGTTAGAACGAAGAATCCCCTTGGtatattatttatatttgtGCCAGCAAGGCGAAGAAACCTCAGCTGCCGTAGCTTTTCAATGCTACCAGGAAGCTTCACCAAATTTTCACAACCACCTAGGCTGATGTACTGCAAGAATTTCATCTTGCCAATATTTTCGGGCAGTCTAGATGTGCTACTGTTTTGGATGGAGAAATACCTCAAGTGTTTGAGTTGATACAAAGATCCAGCCAATACATCAAAATTTGTTGAGTCTATATGTAGGGTACGTAGACTTGAAAAGGTAGCCAACGAATCACCAGCTTTAATCCCTATGTGCCCAGCTACTATTAGCGTTCTCAGTGATTTCTGTGCTTGTAGAGAACTCCATGCTAACTCATCTGATTCTGAACCCTCAGTTTCCAGTGATAACCGAATAAACTTTTGTGACTTAAGTTTACCAATAATATCAATTTGTCCTTTGTGAGCTACTAGTGCTTCATCTCTAGCCAGATACTGAGCAAATGAGCGAACAACATCATGCATGTTGCAAACCCATGGATCAGCGTACGAAGGATCTGGCTCTATAAGGTTTCTCAGTATTAATTCGTTGTAGTACTCTGTTCCTAATTCTTCTAATTCATCTGAGTTCCCGTCAACAAATCCTTCACTAATCCACATACTAACAATGTCATCAACGAAGAACTCTGTGCTCTTATTAGGGATGAGGGAGTAGTGTAAAAAGCATTGCTTCAAAGAAGGATGCAAGTCTTCATAGCTAAGGTATACTGCATAGTTTAGCTCTTCGGGTATTTGAGATACTGACCATATAGAATTATTTAGGACCTTTTCCCAATCTCCTCGTCTTGCCATTTTCTTGCACAGGAGTCCTCCCATTACTTTGAccgcaagtggcaaataatcaCATTTTGCTATAATGCTCATTCCAATATCCTTTAGCATATCAATCAGAGGTTCATCATTTCCATTTCCAATTACCTGCAAGCAGttcaagccaaaaaaaattagtaacaaAAATATCCCTAGTGGCCAGTGCCGTTTCACTAGATATCCTTTTACTAATTAATAAGCACATCGGGAGAGAAACTACTCTAGCGCAACATTGTGACGTATTTTATATATACACAAGTaagattatatttttaaaactatGAAGTATATTGTAAAACAAATGTAGTCGCCTATAGTGAAGCTAATCTGGTACAAAGACGCTGCACTAAACAAcaagatgcatgcatggatgggaATTAAGGCTAAACttggtgtttggtttgaggaatgAGATGGTGATGGTTCATTCGATCATAGCTCCAAACCTAACCTAGTTGTTTGGTATGCGAAAAGGAATGTGTTAATCTATCGCCACCTCATACCTCAAGAGCATATGTTTTGCTGTAATACATATATACGAGTAAGGACTAACCTGCTTCTTGAGTaaggaccaggcatcttcagAGTCTAGTTTGTCGACGTGGTGGTAGGGCTCCCTGGCTTTCATAGCTCGTGCAATCATGTTGTGCCTTGTGGTGACGAGGACTTGACTACCACGACCAACGGCATTGACCAATGGTGTTTTAAGCACATCCTCCCATGCCCGGTGATCCCAGACATCATCCATCACCAACAAGGTTTTGTGCCCCTCCAAGGCACTCTCAAGGGTTCGCTG is part of the Phragmites australis chromosome 12, lpPhrAust1.1, whole genome shotgun sequence genome and harbors:
- the LOC133887028 gene encoding putative disease resistance protein RGA1; its protein translation is MAVVLDALASYVQNMLTEMAKEEVAMLLGVPKEMDKLGTKLGDLKKFLADADRKNITEESVQEWVRELRDAMYNATDILDLCQLKAMERGPSSLDMGCFNPLLFCMRNPLFAYDIGTRIKKLNKKLDDIKERSASFSFINLGSYEDQASRKVISSRLANRETSGQLDRSSVVGEKIEADTRKLVEMLTGASHDDNNKIMVLAIVGVGGIGKTTLAQKIFNEDTIKRDFTKRIWLSVNKEFSVVEMLRRAIVEAGGDHQASGNAKATLQRTLESALEGHKTLLVMDDVWDHRAWEDVLKTPLVNAVGRGSQVLVTTRHNMIARAMKAREPYHHVDKLDSEDAWSLLKKQVIGNGNDEPLIDMLKDIGMSIIAKCDYLPLAVKVMGGLLCKKMARRGDWEKVLNNSIWSVSQIPEELNYAVYLSYEDLHPSLKQCFLHYSLIPNKSTEFFVDDIVSMWISEGFVDGNSDELEELGTEYYNELILRNLIEPDPSYADPWVCNMHDVVRSFAQYLARDEALVAHKGQIDIIGKLKSQKFIRLSLETEGSESDELAWSSLQAQKSLRTLIVAGHIGIKAGDSLATFSSLRTLHIDSTNFDVLAGSLYQLKHLRYFSIQNSSTSRLPENIGKMKFLQYISLGGCENLVKLPGSIEKLRQLRFLRLAGTNINNIPRGFFVLTNLRKLFGFPAHMDGDWCSLEVLGPLSRLMDLSVYCLDDVSAASFATKARLGEKVHLRYLSLYCTSRRGDDGRLDECASEEEQQRIVDVFEELCPPPCLEVLGIKGYLGRWLPRWMTSNAAAPLKNLRIILMDDLACCTELPNGLCHLPCLELLQIVRAPAIKRVGAEFLHPPQLAAAFPKLHRLEFNGMVEWEEWEWDEQVQAMPYLEELLLKRCKLRCIPPGLASHARSLKKLLVDEVQHLNSLENFASVVELQVYKNPDLERIANLPTLQELSISICPKLKVLEGVSALQRLELKDYNIETLPGYLKDVKPRHLHLDCNLSLLTSIAAGKSSREWDKFSHIQQVRAYANDGATERKWYALYTRDPFNLETNIVNISS